A DNA window from Candidatus Neptunochlamydia vexilliferae contains the following coding sequences:
- a CDS encoding small ribosomal subunit Rsm22 family protein, whose product MNLEGAIEKECSQYSEKELLRAAEDLTTRYHSQRAHDTHLHRVAYLATRLPATYAVLKKVFSEIEVPERVIDCGAGPGTSLWALPESSITLIEQDGEFVKLGKRLAPREAMWKTQSFLSLTDRADLILFSYSLNEIPPEKVSLAIEKAYAQTDNFIVVIEPGTPEGFERIRAIRKQLLGLGMSIHAPCPHHETCPMVGSNWCHFSVRLPRTSLHRKLKKGSLGYEDEKYSYLIASKEPHSPSGARILRHPLKRKGHSVATLCTKEGLIEKTFTGKERKDLSWGDLLD is encoded by the coding sequence ATGAATCTAGAAGGTGCCATTGAAAAGGAGTGTTCTCAGTACTCGGAGAAGGAGCTTCTTCGTGCTGCTGAAGATTTAACAACGCGGTACCACTCTCAACGTGCTCATGATACCCATCTCCATCGAGTCGCTTACCTTGCTACCCGACTTCCTGCCACCTATGCCGTTTTGAAGAAGGTTTTTAGCGAAATTGAGGTTCCTGAGCGGGTGATTGATTGTGGCGCTGGCCCTGGAACATCTCTTTGGGCCCTTCCAGAATCCTCTATCACTCTAATCGAGCAAGATGGGGAGTTTGTAAAGCTAGGAAAACGGCTAGCCCCTCGCGAAGCTATGTGGAAAACACAAAGCTTCCTTTCTCTCACCGACCGCGCTGACCTGATTTTATTTTCCTATTCGCTCAATGAAATTCCTCCAGAAAAAGTTTCTTTAGCAATCGAAAAGGCTTATGCCCAAACCGATAACTTTATTGTGGTGATTGAACCAGGAACTCCAGAGGGGTTTGAAAGGATCCGCGCCATTCGAAAACAACTCTTGGGTTTGGGGATGTCTATCCATGCCCCCTGCCCTCACCATGAAACTTGCCCGATGGTAGGCTCTAATTGGTGTCACTTTTCGGTCCGCCTTCCGCGGACTTCACTCCATAGGAAGCTTAAAAAGGGGTCGCTTGGTTATGAGGATGAAAAATACTCCTACCTTATTGCTTCTAAAGAGCCTCATAGTCCCAGTGGTGCCCGCATTCTCCGTCACCCACTGAAGAGAAAGGGGCATAGTGTGGCTACCCTTTGTACAAAGGAGGGGCTTATCGAAAAAACGTTTACGGGCAAAGAGAGGAAAGACTTAAGCTGGGGCGATTTGCTTGATTAG
- a CDS encoding F-box protein produces MSAIGQAGRRGIKRDIEIGFSQNTELSQVDKKRMKKSGSTKGTFGGLPEELLLVIFKLLSPRDQEAATCVCKSWRKIGEDKKLKMVREFCFGKRDWENYFGKIGLEPSLPPSIGALLDSPCPIWKEKKIKDTHILTLIPSVFNGEPFSLKTFFKKAKAPIKGYKLAYVFHDDKKAKKKLEGESFPNTKWIMMTRGLIPKTIYNGIAKHQKFLDLLSKNNQFSYRTPTPLEAVVSVLTDHARTGDFLFNDSSCPSYIQCQSSKAGDIKESATVGAFGHWGGVDIYHYSSEYRRMGVYGSSGIMAINEKGRDQK; encoded by the coding sequence ATGAGTGCTATTGGGCAAGCAGGTAGAAGAGGGATAAAAAGGGATATTGAGATTGGGTTTTCTCAAAACACTGAATTAAGCCAAGTGGACAAAAAAAGAATGAAGAAGAGTGGGAGCACAAAAGGGACTTTTGGAGGGCTTCCTGAGGAGCTTTTACTTGTTATTTTTAAGCTTTTATCTCCTAGAGACCAAGAAGCAGCTACATGTGTGTGTAAGAGCTGGAGAAAGATTGGAGAGGATAAAAAATTAAAAATGGTCAGAGAATTTTGCTTTGGAAAAAGGGACTGGGAAAACTACTTTGGGAAAATTGGTCTGGAGCCTTCTCTACCACCAAGCATTGGAGCACTATTGGATAGTCCTTGCCCGATATGGAAAGAAAAGAAGATTAAGGATACCCATATTTTGACCCTTATTCCAAGTGTGTTTAATGGAGAACCGTTCTCTCTGAAGACTTTTTTTAAAAAAGCTAAAGCACCTATAAAGGGATATAAGTTAGCATACGTATTTCATGACGACAAAAAAGCAAAGAAAAAATTAGAAGGTGAGTCCTTTCCAAATACAAAATGGATAATGATGACCCGAGGTTTAATCCCAAAAACCATCTATAATGGTATAGCTAAACATCAAAAATTTCTCGACCTATTAAGCAAAAACAATCAATTCTCCTATCGTACCCCTACACCTTTAGAGGCCGTTGTTTCTGTTCTTACAGACCATGCAAGAACAGGTGATTTTCTATTTAATGACAGTTCTTGTCCGTCTTATATTCAGTGCCAAAGCAGTAAGGCTGGAGACATTAAAGAGTCAGCAACTGTTGGAGCTTTTGGACACTGGGGAGGAGTTGATATTTATCATTATTCTAGCGAATATCGAAGAATGGGCGTATATGGTAGCTCGGGAATTATGGCCATTAACGAGAAAGGTAGGGATCAGAAGTAG
- a CDS encoding ParA family protein — protein sequence MKTISVCSFKGGTAKTSISLNLGAALARFHNKRVLMVDFDAQANLTAGLGLDPDNHDSLAAVLQDTKTVGEVIVHTDHPSIDLIPADTWLERVESTGNLATDRYSHEKLKKILAPLGYDFAIIDTPPSLCWLTESSLIACDYGLVCATPEFYSIKGLQRLSYFMHYISERHPFELLGVVLSFWNSRGKNNQEFLEVIEDTFPEKVLNTKVRRDIAVSEASIHGKPVFETRPKSRAAEDFRELTQELLPKLESPCLSSTHS from the coding sequence ATGAAAACAATATCTGTCTGTAGTTTTAAAGGGGGAACAGCAAAAACCTCGATCTCCTTAAACCTTGGAGCTGCTCTTGCCCGTTTCCATAACAAACGGGTCCTGATGGTCGACTTTGATGCCCAAGCCAACCTAACAGCAGGACTGGGTCTCGATCCTGACAACCATGATAGTTTAGCAGCTGTTCTTCAAGATACTAAAACGGTTGGGGAAGTCATTGTCCATACCGATCACCCCTCAATCGACCTCATTCCAGCAGATACCTGGCTTGAGCGGGTCGAATCGACAGGAAACTTAGCAACAGACCGCTACTCCCACGAAAAGCTAAAAAAAATTCTCGCTCCTCTAGGTTACGACTTTGCCATTATCGACACTCCACCATCCCTTTGCTGGCTGACAGAGTCCTCTCTCATTGCTTGTGACTATGGACTTGTCTGTGCAACCCCTGAGTTTTACAGCATCAAAGGACTTCAGCGCCTCTCTTACTTCATGCACTATATTTCAGAAAGACATCCCTTCGAACTTCTTGGCGTTGTCCTCTCTTTTTGGAATTCCCGAGGAAAAAACAATCAAGAATTTTTAGAAGTGATTGAAGACACTTTTCCTGAAAAAGTGTTAAACACAAAAGTTAGAAGAGATATTGCAGTTTCTGAAGCTTCGATCCATGGGAAACCTGTTTTCGAAACCCGCCCTAAATCGCGCGCCGCCGAAGATTTCAGAGAGCTTACCCAAGAACTATTACCAAAACTGGAGTCACCATGTCTAAGTTCAACTCACTCTTAA
- a CDS encoding CT583 family protein yields MSKFNSLLIGRFKSQPKKEKMGELVERNPFAGAFQVSPMSEQEKKELKTLLEKYQTKENDLTSDFKFLSDITSEVKSISNQAVILHGERIKKAQEVLKDYKDGAFSSWLLQTYGNRQTPYNFMQYYELYNALPTKLKGIVNEMPRQAIYSLSSRSVPQEKKEAFVEEYKGESKAELLEKLRTTFPIPQKDKRYHTKAKNAIDTLKRAIKLMEDDRFDPKVGEKAEIEKLLRKLQALLHT; encoded by the coding sequence ATGTCTAAGTTCAACTCACTCTTAATCGGCCGTTTTAAAAGCCAGCCCAAAAAAGAAAAAATGGGTGAACTTGTTGAACGGAACCCTTTTGCGGGAGCTTTTCAGGTGAGCCCCATGAGTGAGCAAGAAAAAAAAGAACTTAAAACCCTCCTAGAAAAATATCAGACAAAAGAAAATGACCTAACTTCCGACTTTAAATTCCTTTCCGACATCACTTCCGAGGTAAAATCGATCAGCAACCAAGCGGTTATTTTGCACGGTGAGCGGATCAAAAAGGCGCAAGAAGTCTTGAAAGATTATAAAGATGGGGCGTTTAGTAGCTGGCTCCTCCAAACCTATGGAAACCGGCAAACACCTTACAACTTTATGCAATACTATGAGCTTTACAACGCCCTTCCCACAAAGTTAAAAGGGATTGTCAACGAGATGCCGCGCCAAGCGATCTACAGCCTCTCAAGTCGCTCCGTTCCCCAAGAGAAAAAAGAAGCTTTTGTCGAAGAGTATAAAGGAGAGTCGAAAGCAGAACTCCTTGAAAAACTCCGCACCACCTTCCCTATCCCACAAAAAGATAAGCGCTACCACACCAAAGCAAAAAATGCGATTGATACTCTAAAGCGGGCGATTAAGCTCATGGAGGATGACCGCTTCGACCCCAAGGTGGGCGAAAAAGCAGAAATCGAAAAGCTCTTACGAAAACTTCAAGCTCTTCTTCACACATGA
- a CDS encoding putative nucleotide-diphospho-sugar transferase, which produces MTPTIISFYTPNTGYEKEIEGLITSCKKQSLPYSIDPIPNFGTWEKNCCFKPKYILKKLLDLQGPVLWLDADAIVFQRPFLFKDLDADVAVRIVDELPDDHPSKMISGTLFFNNTPAAIEVLKEWDEETERLFRTDPELWDQVSLRNVLLNSQAKVYPLDARYYQVFNKIEDEKTLEEAFIIHFQASRTLKKTLNHEVVPFWDESAYIDEKKHRLIKQIAPA; this is translated from the coding sequence ATGACACCAACCATCATCTCCTTTTACACCCCTAACACCGGGTATGAAAAAGAGATCGAAGGGCTCATTACCTCTTGCAAAAAGCAGAGCCTTCCCTACTCGATAGACCCCATTCCAAACTTTGGAACCTGGGAGAAAAACTGCTGCTTTAAACCGAAGTACATCCTGAAAAAGTTGTTGGATTTACAAGGTCCCGTTCTCTGGCTTGACGCCGATGCGATTGTCTTCCAAAGACCTTTTCTATTCAAAGACTTAGATGCTGATGTCGCAGTCCGCATTGTCGACGAACTTCCCGATGATCACCCCTCCAAAATGATTTCCGGCACCCTCTTTTTCAATAATACACCCGCTGCCATAGAAGTTTTAAAGGAGTGGGACGAAGAAACCGAGCGCCTCTTCAGAACCGACCCAGAGCTTTGGGACCAGGTTTCTCTCCGCAATGTCCTTCTAAACTCTCAAGCTAAGGTCTACCCTTTGGATGCCCGCTATTACCAAGTCTTTAACAAAATCGAAGATGAAAAAACCTTAGAAGAAGCATTTATTATCCACTTCCAAGCCTCCCGCACCCTAAAGAAAACCCTCAATCACGAAGTGGTCCCATTTTGGGATGAGTCAGCTTACATTGATGAAAAAAAACATCGCCTAATCAAGCAAATCGCCCCAGCTTAA
- the thrS gene encoding threonine--tRNA ligase, whose protein sequence is MFINVKCESEKLELPAGSSAKELAEKMNLREPHQALIVSINGEVYDLDTALSDGDDVKFLDFDTDQGKEVFWHTSAHVLAQAILRLWPNAKPTIGPPIDNGFYYDFDNLDISEADFPKIEKEIKKILSENFKPEKHLFDGKKDALKEFGDNPYKKELIEGFDDQGPITAYRQGEFFDLCRGPHLPNLGKIKAFKILKTSGAYWRGDSENAMLTRIYGISFPNRELLKAYLHLLEEAKKRDHRVLGAKLNLFSFKEEAPAMPFFHPRGMAVWDHLVDYWKELHLREGYKIIKTPQLMTKELWELSGHWDHYRENMFTVEVDDERAYAVKPMNCPGCMLYYKGHSHSYREFPLRIAEFGHVHRKEPSGALNGLFRVQSFHQDDAHLFMQPVQIKDEILGVLDLVKEIYQAFGLEYTFELSTRPKKSIGSDEDWEITTAGLREALDEWGEPYKINEGDGAFYGPKIDLHVHDALGRRWQCGTIQLDMSLPEKFELEYKDSDGALKRPIMIHRAIFGSIERFLGILIEHFAGKFPFWMSPLPIRLIPVADKHVPYALEVMKKIQEAGFTCDCDDAPDSVGKKVRNAQLLKVNYMLTVGDKEVENNTISLRTRDNVVHGEVIIDDFLNNCAIEYKEKKLTSPYHKES, encoded by the coding sequence ATGTTCATAAACGTGAAGTGTGAAAGTGAAAAATTAGAGCTCCCTGCGGGAAGTTCTGCGAAAGAGCTAGCTGAAAAAATGAACCTGCGGGAGCCTCACCAGGCTTTAATAGTCAGTATTAATGGTGAAGTTTACGATTTAGATACCGCGCTAAGCGATGGAGATGATGTTAAGTTTCTCGACTTCGATACCGATCAAGGGAAAGAAGTTTTTTGGCACACCTCTGCCCACGTTTTGGCGCAAGCAATCCTCAGACTCTGGCCCAATGCCAAACCCACAATTGGTCCCCCCATTGACAATGGGTTTTACTATGACTTTGACAACCTAGATATCTCAGAAGCTGATTTTCCAAAGATTGAAAAAGAGATCAAAAAAATCCTCAGCGAAAATTTTAAGCCAGAAAAACATCTTTTCGACGGAAAGAAAGATGCCTTAAAAGAATTTGGAGATAACCCCTATAAAAAAGAGCTGATTGAAGGATTCGATGATCAAGGACCCATTACCGCTTATCGACAAGGAGAATTTTTTGATCTTTGCCGCGGCCCCCACCTTCCCAACCTAGGAAAGATTAAAGCGTTTAAAATTCTGAAAACCTCAGGCGCTTATTGGAGAGGAGATTCAGAAAACGCCATGCTCACCCGGATCTATGGGATTTCGTTTCCTAATCGGGAACTCTTAAAGGCCTACCTCCACCTCCTCGAAGAGGCGAAGAAACGGGACCACCGCGTTTTAGGGGCCAAGCTCAACCTCTTCTCCTTTAAAGAAGAGGCACCAGCCATGCCCTTTTTCCATCCCCGAGGGATGGCGGTTTGGGATCATCTCGTCGACTACTGGAAAGAGCTTCACTTAAGGGAAGGGTATAAGATCATCAAAACCCCTCAGCTCATGACCAAAGAGCTTTGGGAGCTATCGGGTCACTGGGATCACTACCGAGAAAATATGTTCACCGTTGAGGTCGATGATGAGCGGGCCTATGCTGTAAAGCCAATGAACTGCCCAGGATGCATGCTCTACTATAAGGGTCACTCCCATAGCTATCGGGAGTTTCCACTTCGGATCGCCGAGTTTGGCCATGTCCACCGGAAAGAACCTTCGGGAGCACTCAACGGTCTTTTCCGCGTCCAAAGTTTCCACCAAGATGATGCTCACCTCTTTATGCAACCGGTGCAGATCAAAGATGAGATCTTAGGGGTTCTTGACTTGGTAAAAGAGATCTATCAAGCGTTCGGCTTGGAGTATACCTTTGAGCTTTCGACCCGCCCCAAAAAGTCGATTGGATCCGATGAAGATTGGGAAATAACAACGGCAGGACTCAGAGAGGCCCTAGATGAGTGGGGGGAACCCTACAAAATCAATGAAGGGGATGGTGCCTTTTATGGACCCAAGATCGACCTCCATGTTCATGATGCTCTGGGAAGACGGTGGCAGTGTGGAACCATCCAGCTCGATATGTCCCTTCCAGAGAAGTTTGAGCTTGAATACAAAGATAGTGATGGAGCGCTCAAACGTCCTATCATGATCCACCGGGCCATTTTTGGATCGATCGAGCGCTTTTTAGGGATTTTGATCGAACACTTTGCGGGAAAATTCCCTTTCTGGATGAGTCCTCTTCCCATCCGCCTCATTCCGGTTGCCGATAAGCATGTTCCTTATGCCCTTGAGGTGATGAAAAAGATTCAAGAGGCTGGCTTTACATGTGACTGTGACGATGCTCCAGACTCTGTGGGGAAAAAAGTGCGAAATGCCCAGCTTCTTAAGGTCAACTACATGCTGACCGTTGGGGATAAAGAGGTAGAAAACAACACCATTTCATTAAGGACGCGCGATAATGTCGTCCATGGGGAAGTTATCATCGATGATTTCCTAAACAATTGTGCAATCGAATATAAGGAAAAAAAACTAACATCTCCTTACCATAAAGAGTCGTGA